Proteins encoded together in one Abyssisolibacter fermentans window:
- a CDS encoding DUF6273 domain-containing protein, which produces MNDIKLKRIVTALVAIVAIQLFALTTPYDSSSFLVNNNEAFAKNTKAVIKNSKPFSSMKVGNKIKFGGMEWYVYNPQNGGIVLSHNDGDRAWNYANNDYKYSLIRRYLNKGFLNKIPKEDQALIQDWTWNCGFKDNEDDKQVSDKVGLLTYEEIDTFIDELDNLLKLGEDSKKYGKYYYGWLITLRNMYEYGLGFCNDKVKAFVWNNRYEKYYSEDTEVETKQEVRPVIHLNEGLFITKDGTVFSKDISINEEHNMVIDNGIIKLSAFGGSGSYEYSIDNGMSWSESNEFTRLKEGIYTVKARDKVDKNKESNIRTVELKKAKLYSVLKFKDAVFFADKQWIVLNPSNGLLMMSENDGNRQWDKNWSSDYENSSVRKYLNKEFSNKISQKDQLLIQDWRWNCGEDKFVTDKIGLLSKSEYDMYSEDLLSKYGINKFNWWLINPDLAICEDEDSKYPEVNEYPSGLKLGVRPVIHIRRDLYVTEDREIVFDDRNLIAQIESADIYLYSKDEENGLINKMILKIGDKEKYLNWENVSNRAYVPELILVDIDDDKTYEFVITLYKNNKFGVIEKEVHVINIKTLDEIDTTN; this is translated from the coding sequence ATGAACGATATCAAATTAAAAAGAATAGTAACTGCTTTGGTAGCTATAGTAGCAATACAGTTGTTTGCATTAACAACACCATATGATTCATCTAGTTTTTTAGTAAACAACAATGAAGCTTTTGCGAAAAACACTAAAGCAGTTATCAAGAATAGTAAGCCTTTTTCGAGTATGAAAGTTGGAAATAAAATAAAATTTGGAGGAATGGAGTGGTATGTGTATAATCCGCAAAATGGTGGAATAGTTTTAAGTCATAATGATGGAGATAGAGCATGGAATTATGCAAATAATGATTACAAATATAGTTTAATAAGGAGATATCTCAATAAAGGTTTTTTAAATAAAATTCCTAAAGAAGATCAAGCTTTGATACAAGATTGGACATGGAACTGTGGTTTTAAGGATAATGAGGATGATAAGCAAGTATCAGATAAGGTAGGGTTATTAACATATGAAGAAATAGATACTTTTATTGATGAACTAGATAATCTATTAAAACTTGGAGAAGATTCAAAAAAGTATGGTAAATACTATTATGGATGGTTGATTACATTAAGAAATATGTATGAATATGGGCTTGGTTTTTGTAATGATAAAGTTAAAGCTTTTGTATGGAATAATCGTTATGAAAAATATTATTCTGAGGATACAGAAGTTGAAACAAAACAAGAAGTTCGTCCAGTAATTCATTTAAATGAAGGATTATTTATAACTAAGGATGGCACAGTTTTTTCTAAAGATATTAGCATTAATGAAGAACATAATATGGTGATAGATAATGGAATTATCAAGCTATCTGCTTTTGGAGGAAGCGGTAGCTATGAATATAGCATAGATAATGGTATGAGTTGGAGTGAATCAAATGAATTTACTAGATTAAAAGAAGGAATATACACAGTCAAAGCAAGGGATAAAGTAGACAAAAACAAAGAGTCTAATATAAGGACTGTAGAGCTTAAAAAAGCAAAGCTTTATTCAGTTCTTAAATTTAAAGATGCAGTATTTTTTGCAGATAAACAGTGGATAGTATTAAATCCATCAAATGGATTATTAATGATGAGTGAAAACGATGGTAACAGGCAGTGGGATAAAAATTGGTCGAGTGATTATGAAAACAGCTCAGTACGAAAGTATCTAAATAAAGAATTTTCAAATAAAATTTCTCAAAAAGATCAATTGTTGATACAGGATTGGAGATGGAATTGTGGCGAGGATAAATTTGTAACCGATAAAATAGGTTTACTAAGTAAGAGTGAATATGACATGTATAGTGAAGATTTATTATCAAAGTATGGAATAAATAAATTTAATTGGTGGTTGATTAATCCTGATCTAGCGATATGTGAGGATGAGGATTCAAAATACCCTGAAGTAAATGAGTATCCTTCTGGATTAAAATTAGGAGTTCGTCCTGTAATACATATTAGACGAGATTTGTATGTAACTGAAGACAGAGAAATCGTTTTTGATGATAGGAATTTGATAGCACAGATAGAAAGTGCAGATATATATTTATACAGTAAAGATGAAGAAAATGGATTAATAAATAAAATGATTTTAAAAATAGGGGATAAAGAAAAATATCTTAATTGGGAAAATGTATCAAATAGAGCATATGTACCAGAGCTTATCCTAGTTGATATAGATGATGATAAAACTTATGAATTCGTTATTACATTATATAAGAATAACAAATTTGGTGTTATTGAAAAAGAGGTTCATGTGATTAATATTAAGACTTTAGATGAAATAGATACTACAAATTGA
- the nifJ gene encoding pyruvate:ferredoxin (flavodoxin) oxidoreductase — protein MAKVMKTMDGNTAAAYVAYAFTDVAAIFPITPSSPMAEHIDEWAAHGRKNIFGQKVQVSELQSEGGASGAVHGSLAAGALTTTFTASQGLLLMIPNMYKIAGELLPGVFHVSARAIAGHALSIFGDHSDVMATRQTGFAMLASGSVQEVMDIGGVAHLTSIKTRVPFVHFFDGFRTSHEIQKIELIDYKEFAKLTDFEAVNRFRDNALNPEHPVTRGTAQNPDIYFQAKEASNKFYTDIPDIVAGYMKNMSEITGREYKPFNYYGAEDAENIIVAMGSVTDTIEETIDYLNAKGEKVGLIKVRLYRPFSAKYFFDVLPKTVKKIAALDRTKEPGSLGEPLYQDICTLFYDKAERPVIVGGRYGLGSKDTTPSQIKAVYDNLKQAEPKNGFTVGINDDVTHTSLEIKENIVTAPKGTIRCKFWGLGSDGTVGANKNAIKIIGDKTDMYAQGYFSYDSKKSGGVTVSHLRFGKQPIKSTYLISEADFASCSQQSYVGKYDILKGLKKGGKFLLNTLWAQDQLDEKMSPDLKRYIAQNDIEFYTINATQIAQEIGLGNRTNMIMQAAFFKLADVIELDKALEYLKEAIVKSYGKKGQKIVDMNNAAVDKGIDALVKIDVPASWADAKVEDAKEVKEPDFIKNILRPMNRQEGDNLPVSAFDGREDGTFENGSAAFEKRGIAVTVPEWQIDNCIQCNQCAFICPHAAIRPILLTEEEVKNAPEGFETKKAIGKGLEGLQYRMQVSALDCTGCGNCADICPSKNKALIMKPIESQTEKEVANWDYAVNKVTVKDDLMTKENVKGSQFAQPLFEFSGACAGCGETPYMKVITQLFGERMLVANATGCSSIWGGSAPTTPYCKNAKGQGPAWANSLFEDNAEFGYGMLLAVKHMKDFIETKAKELVELNIPAELKDALKLWLEGKDDPDKSKEAKAKLAVWFSKDLGDDKANKLLKDIADKADFLVKKSLWISGGDGWSYDIGYGGLDHVLASGEDINVIVYDTEVYSNTGGQSSKATPTAAVAKFAASGKKVKKKDLGLMATSYGYVYVAQVAMGSNKNQFMKALTEAESYKGPSLIIAYAPCINHGIKAGMGKTQEQEKLAVEAGYWHLYRFNPELKDAGKNPFTLDSKEPTGDFQAFLRSEVRYTSLEKTFPEIAGQMFEKAEKEAKERFETYKRMAEMQY, from the coding sequence ATGGCAAAGGTTATGAAAACAATGGATGGAAATACAGCTGCAGCTTACGTTGCTTATGCTTTTACAGATGTTGCTGCAATATTTCCAATAACACCATCTTCTCCAATGGCTGAACATATAGATGAATGGGCAGCTCACGGAAGAAAAAACATATTTGGACAAAAGGTACAAGTATCTGAATTACAATCTGAGGGTGGAGCTTCTGGTGCAGTACACGGTTCATTAGCTGCTGGTGCTCTAACTACTACATTTACAGCATCACAAGGATTATTATTAATGATACCTAACATGTATAAAATAGCTGGTGAATTATTACCAGGTGTATTCCATGTTAGTGCACGTGCAATAGCAGGTCATGCTTTATCAATCTTTGGAGATCATTCTGATGTAATGGCTACTAGACAAACTGGTTTTGCAATGCTTGCATCAGGTAGTGTTCAAGAAGTTATGGACATCGGAGGAGTTGCTCACTTAACATCTATTAAGACAAGAGTACCATTTGTACATTTCTTTGACGGATTTAGAACATCTCATGAAATTCAAAAAATTGAATTAATTGATTATAAAGAATTCGCAAAATTAACTGATTTTGAAGCTGTTAATAGATTTAGAGATAATGCATTGAATCCAGAGCATCCTGTAACTAGAGGTACAGCTCAAAACCCTGATATTTATTTCCAAGCTAAGGAAGCATCAAACAAATTCTACACAGACATCCCTGATATAGTTGCAGGATACATGAAGAATATGAGCGAAATTACTGGAAGAGAATATAAACCATTTAACTACTATGGAGCAGAAGATGCTGAAAATATTATAGTAGCTATGGGTTCAGTAACAGATACTATTGAAGAAACTATAGATTACTTAAATGCTAAAGGAGAAAAAGTTGGTTTAATAAAAGTTCGTTTATATAGACCATTCTCTGCAAAATATTTCTTTGATGTTTTACCTAAGACAGTTAAAAAAATAGCTGCATTAGATAGAACTAAAGAACCAGGATCATTAGGAGAACCATTATATCAAGATATCTGTACATTGTTCTATGATAAAGCAGAAAGACCTGTTATCGTAGGCGGACGTTACGGATTAGGTTCAAAAGACACTACACCATCACAAATAAAAGCAGTTTATGATAATCTTAAACAAGCTGAGCCAAAGAATGGATTTACTGTTGGTATTAATGATGATGTAACTCATACTTCTTTAGAGATTAAAGAAAATATTGTTACAGCGCCAAAAGGAACAATCAGATGTAAATTCTGGGGACTTGGTTCTGATGGTACAGTTGGAGCAAACAAAAACGCTATTAAAATTATCGGTGACAAAACTGATATGTATGCTCAAGGATATTTTTCATATGACTCTAAAAAATCAGGTGGAGTTACAGTATCTCACTTAAGATTTGGTAAGCAACCAATCAAATCAACATATTTAATTAGTGAAGCAGATTTTGCATCATGTTCACAACAATCTTATGTTGGCAAATATGATATTCTTAAAGGTTTGAAAAAAGGTGGTAAATTCTTATTAAATACACTATGGGCTCAAGATCAATTAGATGAGAAAATGTCTCCAGATTTGAAGAGATACATAGCTCAAAATGATATTGAATTCTATACTATCAATGCAACTCAAATTGCACAAGAAATCGGACTTGGAAATAGAACAAATATGATTATGCAGGCAGCATTCTTCAAACTTGCTGATGTTATAGAATTAGACAAAGCTTTAGAGTATTTAAAAGAAGCAATAGTTAAATCTTATGGCAAAAAAGGTCAAAAAATTGTTGATATGAATAATGCAGCAGTTGATAAAGGTATTGATGCATTAGTTAAAATAGATGTTCCAGCTTCATGGGCAGATGCAAAAGTAGAAGATGCAAAAGAAGTAAAAGAACCTGATTTTATAAAAAATATATTAAGACCAATGAACAGACAAGAAGGAGATAACCTTCCTGTAAGTGCTTTCGACGGAAGAGAAGATGGTACATTTGAAAACGGAAGTGCAGCTTTTGAAAAACGTGGTATAGCTGTTACAGTTCCAGAGTGGCAAATTGATAATTGTATACAGTGTAACCAATGTGCATTCATTTGTCCACATGCTGCAATCAGACCAATATTATTAACAGAAGAAGAAGTTAAAAATGCACCTGAAGGTTTTGAAACTAAGAAAGCTATTGGTAAAGGTCTTGAAGGATTACAATATCGTATGCAAGTTAGTGCACTAGATTGTACTGGTTGCGGAAACTGTGCTGATATATGTCCTTCTAAGAATAAAGCATTAATCATGAAGCCAATAGAATCTCAAACAGAAAAAGAAGTTGCTAATTGGGATTATGCAGTTAATAAAGTAACTGTAAAAGATGATTTAATGACTAAAGAAAATGTTAAAGGTAGTCAATTCGCACAACCATTATTTGAATTCTCAGGAGCTTGTGCTGGTTGTGGAGAAACTCCATACATGAAAGTAATAACTCAATTATTCGGTGAAAGAATGTTAGTTGCAAATGCTACAGGTTGTTCATCAATTTGGGGAGGTTCTGCACCAACTACTCCATATTGTAAAAATGCTAAAGGTCAAGGACCTGCATGGGCTAACTCATTATTTGAAGATAATGCTGAGTTTGGATATGGTATGTTATTAGCTGTTAAGCATATGAAAGACTTTATTGAAACGAAAGCTAAAGAATTAGTTGAATTAAATATTCCAGCTGAATTAAAAGATGCGTTGAAATTATGGCTAGAAGGAAAAGATGATCCTGACAAGTCAAAAGAAGCAAAAGCTAAATTAGCTGTTTGGTTCTCTAAAGATTTAGGAGATGACAAAGCTAATAAATTATTAAAAGACATAGCTGATAAAGCAGATTTCTTAGTTAAAAAATCATTATGGATTTCTGGTGGAGATGGTTGGTCATATGATATCGGTTATGGCGGATTAGATCATGTATTGGCATCAGGTGAAGATATAAATGTAATAGTATACGATACAGAAGTATATTCTAATACAGGTGGTCAGTCTTCAAAAGCTACACCAACAGCTGCTGTTGCTAAGTTTGCTGCTTCTGGTAAGAAAGTTAAGAAAAAAGACTTAGGATTGATGGCAACATCTTATGGATATGTATATGTAGCACAAGTAGCAATGGGATCTAACAAGAACCAATTCATGAAGGCATTAACTGAAGCTGAAAGCTACAAAGGACCTTCATTAATCATAGCTTACGCTCCATGTATCAACCATGGTATAAAAGCTGGTATGGGTAAAACACAAGAGCAAGAGAAACTTGCAGTTGAAGCTGGTTACTGGCATTTATATAGATTTAACCCAGAGTTAAAAGATGCAGGAAAGAATCCATTTACACTTGATTCTAAAGAGCCAACAGGAGATTTCCAAGCATTCTTAAGAAGTGAAGTAAGATATACATCACTTGAGAAGACATTCCCAGAAATAGCTGGACAAATGTTTGAAAAAGCTGAAAAAGAAGCTAAAGAAAGATTTGAAACTTACAAACGTATGGCAGAAATGCAATACTAG
- a CDS encoding phosphatase has translation MKFVLDTHTHTISSGHAYSTVMEIVKEASNKGLKMVGITDHGPTLPGGPHMYHIANTKVLPDELYGVEILKGVEANIIDKNGGLDVPEEILKNLDIVLAGFHKPCLAPDTREQNTNTLINAMKNKYVDVIVHPGNPQFEIDTLKFVQAAKETGILVEINNSSFKKSRIGSKDNCIKIAQLCKEYNIPIIIGSDSHFALDVGNFDEVKKVLEDINMPEKLIMNTSVQKLKDYLKLKGKDRFVK, from the coding sequence ATGAAATTTGTTTTAGATACACATACTCATACTATATCAAGTGGCCATGCTTATAGTACTGTTATGGAGATAGTTAAAGAAGCAAGTAATAAAGGACTTAAAATGGTTGGAATAACAGATCATGGTCCAACTTTGCCAGGAGGACCACATATGTATCATATAGCAAATACAAAAGTGCTTCCTGATGAGTTATATGGAGTTGAAATATTAAAGGGAGTAGAAGCGAATATTATTGATAAAAATGGTGGATTGGATGTACCAGAAGAAATACTTAAAAATTTAGATATAGTATTAGCTGGGTTTCATAAACCATGTTTAGCTCCAGATACAAGAGAACAAAATACTAACACATTAATAAATGCAATGAAAAACAAATATGTTGATGTTATAGTACATCCAGGTAATCCTCAATTTGAGATAGATACATTAAAATTTGTACAAGCAGCAAAGGAAACAGGGATATTAGTTGAAATTAATAACAGTTCATTTAAAAAGAGTAGGATAGGAAGTAAGGATAATTGTATAAAAATCGCTCAATTATGCAAAGAATATAATATACCAATAATAATTGGTAGTGACTCTCATTTTGCTCTTGATGTTGGTAACTTTGATGAAGTAAAAAAGGTATTAGAAGATATAAATATGCCAGAGAAACTAATAATGAATACTTCAGTACAAAAACTTAAAGATTATCTAAAATTAAAGGGGAAAGATAGATTTGTTAAGTAA
- the hprK gene encoding HPr(Ser) kinase/phosphatase, producing the protein MGEVDLNKLIKDLNLEILYKGENIETKITKSDINRPGLQIAGYYKYFSYDRIQVMGNAEWYYLNEFENELKFQRLEKLMSYPIPALIMTRGLNFTSKAIDIAKKHNTAFLRTDMPTTKFISKLTNYLEDILAPCITMHGVLVEVYGIGMLILGKSGVGKSETALELIKRGHRLVADDAVEIKQEDEGILKGRAPEIIKHLIEIRGIGILDVKRLYGVGSIRNSKTIDLIVELEYWNKNKEYDRLGLDDEYMEILNTKLTKLTLPIKPGRNVAMILEVAAMNHRQKHMGYNAAVEFNKRLINELTNK; encoded by the coding sequence ATGGGTGAAGTTGATTTAAATAAATTAATTAAAGATCTAAATTTAGAAATACTATATAAAGGAGAAAATATAGAAACTAAAATTACAAAAAGTGATATAAATAGACCAGGATTACAAATAGCAGGATATTACAAATATTTTTCCTACGACAGAATTCAAGTAATGGGCAATGCAGAGTGGTATTATTTAAATGAATTTGAAAATGAATTAAAATTTCAAAGATTAGAAAAACTTATGAGTTATCCTATACCAGCCCTTATAATGACAAGAGGGTTAAATTTTACTTCAAAGGCAATAGATATAGCTAAGAAACATAATACAGCTTTTCTAAGAACTGATATGCCTACGACCAAGTTTATAAGCAAGTTAACAAATTATCTAGAGGATATATTAGCACCATGTATAACAATGCATGGAGTGTTAGTGGAAGTATATGGTATAGGCATGTTAATATTAGGTAAAAGTGGTGTTGGTAAAAGCGAAACTGCTTTAGAATTAATTAAAAGAGGTCACAGGTTAGTAGCAGATGATGCTGTTGAAATCAAGCAAGAAGATGAAGGAATACTCAAAGGTAGAGCACCAGAGATTATTAAGCATTTAATAGAGATTAGAGGCATAGGTATTTTAGATGTAAAAAGACTATATGGAGTAGGATCTATTAGAAATTCAAAAACTATAGATCTTATAGTAGAATTAGAATATTGGAATAAAAATAAAGAATATGATAGGCTTGGGTTAGATGATGAGTATATGGAAATATTAAACACGAAGCTCACTAAATTAACATTACCTATTAAACCTGGCAGAAATGTAGCTATGATTTTAGAAGTTGCTGCAATGAATCATAGACAAAAACACATGGGATATAATGCAGCAGTAGAATTTAACAAAAGATTAATAAATGAATTAACTAATAAATAA
- a CDS encoding PspC domain-containing protein — protein sequence MSKKLYLASRDKKVSGVCGGIAEYFSIDSTIIRLLWVLLTIFSLGIGGILAYVIAAAVMPSSSAY from the coding sequence ATGAGTAAAAAATTATATTTAGCAAGTCGTGATAAAAAGGTATCTGGAGTTTGTGGAGGTATAGCAGAATATTTTAGTATTGATTCAACAATAATAAGATTACTATGGGTTTTACTCACGATTTTTAGTCTTGGAATAGGAGGTATACTCGCATATGTCATAGCTGCAGCAGTTATGCCATCATCAAGTGCATATTAA
- the uvrC gene encoding excinuclease ABC subunit UvrC, with protein sequence MFDIKQELKKLPDHPGVYLMKDDKNEIIYVGKAISLKKRVRQYFQSSKNMLLKVCVMVSKISEFEYILTDNEVEALILESNFIKEYRPRYNILLKDDKQYPYIKVTTNEEYPRIFKTRTVKKDKARYFGPYTNAGAVNVTLEIINKVFPIRNCRQRLTKDKLNNRPCLNYHIKKCLAPCAGKISHEDYMKMIDEILVFLSGKKRALIDMLKKNMKQAAANLDFEQAAKYRDKLALIEHMFEKQKVLSSDLEDKDIIGLAKNEHEACIQLFFVREGKIIGREHYLLSNIQDNTDSEILNSFIKQFYTGAWYIPKEILVQEDIDEQDIIEVWLSEKKEQKVSIKTPKRGEKNQLMKLVKVNAIQVLKQNSEKMLKKFKSNKEGINELAELLKFEEAPGRIEAYDISNIQGTQSVASMIVFENGIKKTSNYKRFKIKTVEGPNDYDSMYEVLYRRFSRGEKEKKSIKDIKKGTFSIYPDLIMVDGGKGQINVAKKVFKALNIDIPVCGLVKDDYHNTRGIIYENKEICIEKSSEVFKLITEIQNEAHRFAISYHRNLRGKEMFKSILDDISGIGEKRKKSLLASFGSIDNIRKASVDELANAKGMNTKAAKEVYNFFRQKRNY encoded by the coding sequence ATGTTTGATATAAAGCAAGAACTTAAAAAATTACCGGACCATCCGGGTGTATATTTAATGAAGGATGATAAAAATGAAATAATATATGTTGGTAAAGCAATATCATTAAAAAAGAGAGTTAGACAATATTTTCAATCATCAAAAAATATGTTACTCAAAGTATGTGTTATGGTTAGTAAAATAAGCGAATTTGAATATATACTTACAGACAATGAAGTTGAAGCACTAATACTTGAATCAAATTTTATAAAAGAATATAGACCTAGATATAATATTTTATTAAAGGATGATAAACAGTACCCTTATATTAAAGTAACAACTAATGAAGAATATCCGAGAATATTTAAAACGAGGACAGTTAAAAAGGACAAAGCGAGATATTTTGGACCATATACAAATGCTGGAGCGGTTAATGTAACATTAGAGATAATAAATAAAGTATTTCCAATTAGAAACTGTAGGCAAAGGCTTACTAAAGATAAACTAAATAATAGACCATGTTTAAATTATCACATAAAAAAATGCTTGGCTCCTTGCGCAGGTAAAATTTCTCATGAGGATTATATGAAAATGATTGATGAAATACTTGTGTTTTTAAGTGGTAAAAAAAGGGCTTTAATAGATATGCTTAAAAAAAATATGAAGCAGGCGGCTGCAAATTTAGATTTTGAACAAGCAGCAAAATATAGAGACAAACTAGCATTAATTGAGCATATGTTCGAGAAACAAAAAGTATTATCATCTGATTTAGAAGATAAGGATATAATAGGATTAGCTAAAAATGAACATGAAGCTTGTATACAGTTATTTTTTGTTAGGGAAGGAAAGATAATAGGAAGAGAACACTATTTATTAAGTAATATACAAGATAATACAGACAGCGAAATATTAAATTCATTTATAAAGCAATTTTATACAGGTGCATGGTATATACCAAAAGAAATTTTAGTGCAAGAAGATATTGATGAGCAAGATATAATTGAAGTTTGGTTATCAGAAAAAAAGGAACAAAAGGTTTCGATAAAAACTCCAAAAAGAGGAGAAAAAAATCAACTCATGAAGCTTGTTAAAGTCAATGCTATACAAGTATTAAAACAAAATAGCGAAAAGATGCTTAAAAAGTTCAAATCAAATAAAGAAGGCATAAACGAACTGGCAGAATTATTAAAATTTGAAGAAGCACCAGGTAGAATAGAAGCTTATGATATATCCAATATACAGGGAACACAATCTGTTGCTTCAATGATTGTTTTTGAAAATGGAATCAAGAAAACAAGTAACTATAAGAGATTTAAAATAAAAACAGTAGAAGGCCCTAATGATTATGATAGTATGTACGAAGTTTTATATAGAAGGTTTTCTAGAGGAGAAAAAGAGAAAAAAAGCATAAAAGATATTAAAAAAGGAACATTTTCAATATATCCAGATTTAATAATGGTAGATGGAGGAAAAGGTCAGATTAATGTAGCCAAAAAAGTTTTTAAAGCTTTAAATATAGATATACCTGTATGCGGCTTAGTAAAAGATGATTATCATAATACAAGAGGTATAATTTATGAAAATAAAGAAATCTGCATAGAAAAATCAAGTGAAGTTTTTAAATTAATTACAGAAATACAAAATGAGGCTCATAGATTTGCTATCAGTTATCATAGAAATTTAAGGGGCAAAGAAATGTTTAAGTCTATACTTGATGATATAAGTGGTATAGGAGAAAAAAGAAAGAAGTCATTGTTAGCTTCATTTGGCAGTATAGATAATATTAGAAAAGCATCCGTCGATGAATTAGCTAATGCAAAAGGTATGAATACCAAAGCTGCAAAAGAGGTTTATAATTTTTTTAGGCAGAAAAGAAATTATTAA
- a CDS encoding stalk domain-containing protein: protein MINKKIKTTLAFIFILALFSYGAYGIKSEKVSIEKDNKISLSINAKPIDIKDKYLINGKLYVPVRDIFELIGDVVWNQENKHVALTTYKDFEECNYKKGEYFVYGLITKVDYDKKTISIEQHFDDNSREVISPLVLKDDIVIILKRNDKMMNLDIKDLKCGDCIGAVLDKDDNIRGIIITF from the coding sequence ATGATTAATAAAAAAATAAAGACAACATTGGCTTTTATATTCATATTAGCATTATTCTCATATGGGGCTTATGGTATAAAAAGTGAGAAAGTATCTATAGAGAAAGATAATAAAATTAGTTTAAGTATAAATGCAAAGCCTATAGACATTAAGGACAAATATTTGATAAATGGGAAACTGTATGTTCCAGTGCGAGATATATTTGAATTAATAGGAGATGTAGTATGGAATCAAGAGAATAAACATGTGGCACTTACAACATACAAAGATTTTGAAGAATGTAACTATAAAAAAGGTGAATATTTTGTTTATGGTTTAATAACAAAAGTTGATTATGATAAAAAAACAATAAGTATTGAACAACATTTTGATGATAACAGTAGAGAAGTAATATCTCCATTAGTTTTAAAAGATGATATAGTTATTATTTTAAAGCGAAATGACAAAATGATGAATTTAGATATAAAGGATTTAAAATGTGGAGATTGTATAGGTGCTGTTTTGGATAAAGACGATAACATAAGAGGAATAATTATAACATTTTGA
- a CDS encoding MFS transporter, producing the protein MKENNNASVEEKIGYKDIIREKEFIKYLISKMISRFGDSIDVIAYGWMVFKLTGSAAMLATLFAVNGIPSFVFNIFTGVVVSYWDKKKVVYLCDYARGLIVLGTAILFMTGNLETWHLFVFTFLNSTFEAFRSPAAMPLFKKLVPAKKYDYAVSADSMGATLMELVGYGAAGVIIGTLGVGCAIAIDAGTFLVSGIMISFIKVEKEELQKVKKAVNQYSKDLIDGFKYVVKDKTVFNICIFAGIFNLFLVPFNSLQVAYVDTILEKKPVVLSIMSVTFLIAMMLGGFIAPILKKRLSGKKMIVLSGLLISIGYVALSQLGKINQSNYLYPALISSCILMGTAIPILNLPIKVGIMTKIEGEYLPRSISLINALALSMTPIGGAIVGFIILFISLDNIYLIFGIATLLLFLVQIFNKPLDEL; encoded by the coding sequence GTGAAAGAGAATAATAACGCTAGTGTTGAAGAGAAAATTGGATACAAAGATATTATTAGAGAAAAAGAATTCATAAAATATCTAATATCGAAAATGATTTCCAGATTTGGTGATTCAATTGACGTTATAGCTTATGGTTGGATGGTATTTAAATTGACTGGCTCAGCGGCAATGCTTGCTACATTATTTGCAGTTAACGGAATACCATCATTTGTTTTTAACATATTCACAGGGGTAGTAGTAAGTTATTGGGACAAGAAAAAAGTTGTATATTTATGTGATTATGCAAGAGGATTAATTGTGCTAGGCACAGCTATTTTATTTATGACTGGAAATTTGGAGACTTGGCATTTATTTGTATTTACATTCTTGAACTCAACATTTGAGGCATTTAGATCACCAGCTGCTATGCCACTCTTCAAGAAACTAGTTCCAGCCAAGAAGTATGATTACGCTGTGTCAGCTGATTCAATGGGAGCTACACTCATGGAATTGGTAGGATATGGAGCTGCAGGTGTAATTATAGGAACATTGGGAGTTGGTTGTGCTATAGCTATTGACGCGGGTACTTTCTTAGTTAGTGGAATTATGATTTCGTTTATAAAAGTAGAAAAAGAGGAGTTACAAAAAGTAAAAAAAGCTGTCAACCAATATTCTAAAGATTTAATAGATGGTTTTAAATATGTTGTAAAAGACAAGACTGTGTTCAATATATGTATTTTTGCTGGAATATTCAACTTATTTTTAGTGCCTTTCAATTCATTGCAAGTAGCATATGTTGATACAATATTAGAGAAAAAACCAGTTGTATTGTCTATTATGTCAGTAACTTTTTTAATAGCAATGATGCTAGGGGGATTTATTGCTCCTATACTGAAAAAACGATTATCTGGCAAAAAAATGATAGTACTTTCAGGTTTGTTGATTTCTATAGGATATGTAGCTTTGTCACAGTTAGGCAAAATAAATCAATCTAACTATCTTTATCCTGCGTTGATTAGTTCATGTATACTAATGGGAACAGCAATACCAATCTTGAATTTGCCTATCAAAGTTGGAATTATGACCAAAATAGAAGGTGAGTATTTACCACGTTCGATATCTCTAATCAATGCACTTGCTTTATCTATGACGCCTATCGGTGGTGCTATAGTAGGATTTATTATATTATTTATTTCGCTTGATAATATATATTTAATATTTGGTATTGCGACGTTGTTGCTATTTTTAGTTCAAATATTTAACAAACCATTGGATGAATTATAG